The Vitis vinifera cultivar Pinot Noir 40024 chromosome 16, ASM3070453v1 DNA segment AACCCGTCCCAAAGCCTCGAAGACATGATTTCATTACATTATTAGTAAAGTATTATGAAGTTGTGATGAAGacataattttagtattttatcaAGAAGTTGTGTATTAAAGAtacctttttagttttttttgttccccctcttctatctttttctaatagtttttttttttttaatgtaaattaatttattttttatttctttttcatgttgttctatttttattgttttttctggggtttttttttaatttatattttttttaccattattCTATATGcatgaaatataaaaagtagTATGAATGTtgcaattaatttatttgtagaGGTTTATTTTGGGAGGATGTGAaccaaaaaagtaaaaaaaaacaactgaaaataagtaaacattaaaaaatttaaaaataaataaaaaaatttggtgaTAAATAAACTTAGTTATCCACATATAATCATTGAcccatttataattttatagaaatttggatgattaaACCTAGATTTGTGTCTGTACAGCTGGGTGGGGCCTATATTTTTGGATTGAACCTAGACTTTTGGGcagtttatttttgtgtttgtaCGCTTGGGCCTACACATTTAGATTAGACCAGCACTTTTGGATAGTTCAATTTCTTTTGTGTTTGATTAAGCCCACCTAAGTTTTGCCAAGGACACtgtcttcttttccttttctctccaTTTTGTTGCCACCAGAGTGCTAACTTACGATTAAATAGGGATATGCCAAACCAACCCCCATATGGAACTTTCCTTTGTTTGTAGGAAGCATGCTACCTAGTGGTAGTCGAAGCTGCTACACTTGGTAGTACAGTTTGCGAAGCTGCTACCTACGAATTTTTAGCTCTAATACAGCACTTGctgaaaaaaatgttaaattctatatattgaaataaaatttcagcTCCATGAATCAAGATGATTGTAATATGGTTTGTCACTAGTCTTTAATCACTACTCTGCAaccataaatatttttacttcagaatattaaaaaatgaacgAAACTTGCTTGAAAGGAAACAAAACTTTATTTAAGAATTTCAAAGGCCTTGGAGAAGACTACTCATGTATGGAGACCTTCTAGGAACCAAGCCAGTGCTTTAGGACAAATACATTTGATACATGAAAAGCAACGATCCTTACATCTAAGCCAAGAAAACATTATCAAGGGACAAAGCATGCAAGTAGATACAATGTGGCACTACCTTCCGGTTAAGGTGATTGTATCCATGGCATTAAGTGATGAAACCGGTACTCCTACTTGATTGCTCACCTGATCCTCTACCTTCAATACATCATAATATAGAGAAGGCTTAGGAGGCATTTGCAAGAGTTCAATCTCACCTTCTAGCATCTTCAATGCTTTGCTCATCGAAGGACGATCTGTGGGCTTCATCTGTATACACCATAATGCAActatcaccattttttttacagATATTTTTTCATTATCTGTGGCATCTCCCATTTCAATGTCCTCCCCTTGGTCAAATTTATCATATATCCATAATGGGAAGTATATTTGACTTGAGTGATCTGCTAATGCATTCAAATTCTTCCTTTTACCCACCATTTCCAtcaacaacattccaaaactataaacatcggCCTTATTTGATATGCATCCAATGTTTTTGTAGAACAATTCTGGAGCAATGTATCCCATTGTTCCTCTTGCTTTTGTGAGAGAAACAATACTTTCATCTGTTGAATACAACTTTGCAAGGccaaaatctgaaacttttgGAGTGAAGTCTTCATCGAGAAGAATATTGTGtggtttgatatcaaaatgtagAATTTTCATATCACAACCTTGATGTAAGTATTCAATCCCATGCCCTACTCCAAGTGCAATCTTATACAACCTCTCCCAACTTAAGGGGGTATTGTTTTCATGTTTCGGAAAAATAAACTTATCAAGAGATCCATTAGGCATGAAGTCATATATAAGAGCCCATTTTGAACCTTCTATGCAAAATCCAACAAGTTTCACCACATTAATATGATGGATCCTTCCAATTGTAGCCACTTCATTGATAAAATCTTGCCCATCAGCTTTAGACATAACCAGTACTTTTACTGCAACAACTCGACCACTCTTGAGCTTTCCCTTATAAACAGAGCCAAAGCCTCCTTGTCCTAATTTATCCTTGAAACTGTTGGTCATCTTTTTTATATCATAATAAGAGTACTTTATGAGTTGAAGACTTTTGTGATTTTGTAGGAATTCTTCAATATTATCATCTAATGATAAGTGTCTCCGCCGAAACTTGTAGATTAAATAGGCAAACATGAACATCCCAAGTACAATTCGTACTCCATTGTATATTATGACTGAACATGCATAAAGCaacacaaaaaatatgaaatatattagaaaatgttTATGATCATATGCattcaattaatattaaatcCACCAAGTAAACCATTAGGCAGTTGCCTTGCTCATTAATCTAAAAATAAAGGTATTGTGAAACCTTTTGAGATTGGATTTGAGTTTTGAACTGTGCTGCTTGGGGGCTCTCTATGGAAGTAATATGCAGGGTAGTAAAGAAAAAATTGGGGCTTTGGATTTGGGGGCCTCATTTCCGATCCCACAGTTTTGACTTTTTTTGTATACAAGTGGACTAGAAACTGAATTTAGACCAGAGTATATGCATTCCAAATCCCCTAAGCTACtactactaataataataataacaattattattattattataagcttttgattttataaatgaGGGCCCAGttggataaaaaaattcaaaggtgTTCATATAAAAAGGCTTCATTATAGATACATATTATTCCACGAAGAATTAAAAGTTGGGAACGAGAAGTCTTACCAATCTTATGAAATATCCAGTATCCTGATAAGAAAAgaataacataaattaaattcagaaaagaatatgaattaaattaagttataattATAATCTTCAAATCATCCTTATTATACAAGAGGAGGGATAGTTGTAGTACAACTACAAATAATGATGACTATGCAAAATTAAGTTGGTAAATATAGCGGAACTCCCCCTCAAACTTACCAATGGACGCATAGTCGCCATACTTGAGCGCTTCTTCAAGTCCTGCATGATTGAATCAATCAAGTAATCTGAGTTTTTGCAAGTAGAATTGAGTGCAAAACAATTCTGtataatttgaagaaaaaaaggaagcaTAAGTAATTGATTTAATATGAAGAGAGAGCTACTAAGCCTCAcctgaaattttaaaattttcggGATACCATGTGTATGCTGTGAGTAAGAGAGGATATCGaattcaaaataagaaagatataAGTGAAAATATCACTATTATTATCActgaaacaaaaaagaaaattatcgagaaataaggacaaaaaaaaaagaaggaaaactcGGAGGCCTTACCATATAAGACAATCGGAATGTTAATCAAGATTGTCAAGATTTTCCAGATCCCTGCATGATTGTTTATTCATATAGACACATTAGTCACTGATGGGGCACTTCAAAATTGACTTCAAAGTTTTCATCATGCATGAATAACATCTAATTCATTACTCCAAGCCTCCTTTACGAGGCTTTAATGATAATGTTACTCAAATTTTGGCTTTAAGCAGACGTAATACCCACATTCTACGGCGCTGGAGTGGTGGCATTTGAAAGTATTGCTGGTGAAATTCAGATCACAGGATAGCCCTTTCACTTCGCATTCTATGGCGCAGATGGAATACAGAAATGAAAGTTCAAACCCCATGAGTAGCTCTTCTTGCAAATCTGACATTGATAAATGTCTTCCCTCCGCAACTGCCTTTGACTGAGTGACGATATTCCCATCAAGGATGCATGAATCGGGAATATCTCTGAACTCCAAATCTCCAACTATTGCATACGCGTATGGTTGCGAGAAAGGGGAGCTGCGATTCGTGTTGCATGGAATGATAGGAATGTACTTATGAATCTTGTCACCAGTGATCAGCCATGGGCATGTAATGAAAACTACAGGATGAGAATCTGTAGGAACATCATATGGATACTGATCTATGCGGAAGTAATAGAGAGGATAGGAGAAACAGTTTCCCATGCCCTTTTCCTTTAGGCCCGGATCCACTACCCGAATGGTATAGCTACTGTAGTTGATGTCTGCAACATGGTATTTTCCGCCGTAATCGAGGTTTACCATAGTACGATTATTTTCACAGATCAAGTTCAAGTAATGATAAAAGACGTCAGGCGCATAATCATCTTCCAAATAGAAAGGGTCACTGATGTTCATATCTCCGCAAGAAGATTTGAAGGTCTGATTTTTATCAGCAACGCAAACAGAAAGGAAGCACACATGGAGGATTGTTAGAAGCCCTACTCCCACAAGATTTTCTTCCCTCGACATCATAaacttagagagagagagagagagagagagagagagagctatTACTTTGTTTTTGAAGTTGCATGTTCTAGTGATAATTAAATACACAATTACCGAAACCCAACTCAACTAGCTAGACTCATGTCTTCCAAACTAGTTATTTCGGTCATTGTGTTTCTCCATCATGTAAGACAAATGCTAAACCAATTTAGACGTCcaaacttttttctcatttttacatTGACCATCACCATCAATGTATATGATTTTATGTCATTccaattaattcttttgaaaataataacattcatgacaaaaataaatcattaaaagAATTGGTCAAACATTCTACCATTCAATCCTTACTAGATACATCAATGACCCCACAATGTTTGAAATTTCAACGTGGATACCTTTCTAGACTATCCTTCCTAATAATGCTTTTAAATATAATTGCACCCATCTTCTCATGAAAAACAAAGATTATTAGTCATAGATCCCTAatgtttagtttttttaattggtATATTTGGACATTATCCTCGGCCCATAAATTGTGTAAAATTTTTTGGTACCtgtttttcaatgaaaataagaaaccaTAGAAGGAATATGTATATCCTTGTTATAGACATCAACTACCGAATGTTTCTACATTGACACCTTTTTTACTTTACAATTAATTGagccaatttttaaaatccaaataaTTCCTAATAATtaaagattcattaaagaatttaaaataacaaGTTTCACTTGTTtagaatttatttacttaataagaaaatttagaaagCATAGTTGTGCACATAAGAACAAAAGTAAAGTCCAACAtattatatattagttttggtttattaatttttagtagtttaaaaattattaaactcatcAACAAATCCAATAAATTAAATCTTTCTTTATTTGAAGTCTATTTTTATAgtaagaaaattcataaaaatatagttatatGTAGAGGAGAAATAAAAGTGTTATTATAGactaattttgtttataatttcttatattaattgcatcattatttgaatttcaaattattttaaaaattactaaacttttTAATGAATCCAATGTCATAAATTTTGttggatttgaaaattgtttgttGGATTTGAAATTTGTTGCCTAATGAAATCACAAAATTAGTGATgcgtaaagaaaaaaattagcaaaCATATTCATAACGAACTTTAGTACTAATTGAAtacattttgaatttcaaattattttagaaattaataaatcGTGTATATCaagtgtttatttattttggaatttatttatctaataatttttttaaagaaattaaaagaaaattctaaaaagtATATGTAATTAAGAAAGAttatatctaaatattttttctagtgGTTGGTAGAGAGaatgtgaaagaaaattatgttatgcttaatttattaaaagaaaatgagaaagaaaatttaaataagacATTACTCATCAACTACCAACATTATTTCACTCCTTGTTGACAACATCAACCACCCCACTACATTGAATATTGAAAGTTGACACCTCCAAAGAGTCCATCCCgttaattctttttataacCGTGGGAAACTACTTACTTGAAAATTTGGGaagaaatgtaaagaaaaagtaaaaagaaagaaaaaattaaaaattagatttaatattaataaatgatttttatatattatttcaaatttattttatttattttctcttatttttgtaaaattaaataatttaaaaacacattCTAGGTATATTgtcaaattttacattttatacCCAGATTAATTTAGCACAAGTGTCTCATGTGATGTTTCCATTTTAACAATACTTAAAAACAATCCTCACATATTTGATGCTTTTATGccatttttattaattctttagGAAACAATATCACCCATTTTTCAGTGGCCGTTTCTCTATGGCAAAAAGAAACTACTAAAGGAATTGACCAAGCACTTCTACTCTTTAATTCTTATTAGATACATCAACCACCCCGCGATATTTAAACTCCTTCCtaataattgttttgaaaatagtaaCACCCTCTtctcattaaaaacaaaaaatcattggGCATGGATTTCCATAGTGTTTAGTCAAGcttgtttagtttttctaattgATATTTTGTTGAACATTATCTCTAGCCTACAAATTTTGTGGAAAATGTTTTGGTGCcaatttttccataaaaaataacaaatagttgAAGAAATTAGTCAAGCTTTTCTATCATTATTTAGTTTTTCCAATTGGCATTTTTCTTGACGTTATCACTATTTGGTTTTtctaattgatatttttttgttttactttatcCCTGGCCCACAAATGTTGTGGAAAATCttttagtgtttgttttttcatgaaaaaggGAAATCACCAAAAGAATTAGTCAAATTTCTCTACCACTATTTTCTAATTAGAATTTTCTTGACATTATCCCTAGCCCACAAATTTTGTGGACAAAATTTTGGTGTCTATTTTTCCATGAAATATAGGAAACTGTCCAAGGAATTGGTCAAACTTTTCTACAAtagtttagtttttctaattgGCATTTTTCTTGACGGTATCCCTAGTccacaaattttgtgaaaaatttttTGGTGCCTATGAAAAAATAGAGAACCACCTAAGGAATTAGTCAAACTTTTCTACgattgtttagtttttctaattatcatttttcttgataTAATCCCTAGCCCATGAATTTTGTGGAAAATTTTTTGGTGCCTGTTTTTCCACGAAAAATAAAATCCGCCAAATGAATTAGTCAAGCTTTTCTACATGGTGTCTATGTTGATACCTTCATACTCTTAAGAACCGACCGGTTAAACCGCTGACTGGAGCTTGGTCCAGTTCGGTTCACATGTTGAGTCGAGAGCAGAGAGCCCTTTGAATCAGGGTAGAGCCAGATTGAATCCTTTGGCGGGTTCCGGTTCATTCGGCCCATTCTCTTTTGGGCTTCAACGCATACCTTTTCTAATTTGGGCAAAATGTTGAATGGGCTTTAACAAAGTCTCCCAGGCCCATTGACCTACTTGAACTCTAACTTAGCACAAGTTTCCGATGTGGTATGGCATTTTATGCCAAAAAGTCACAAATGTCACAGTGTGGAAGCTTAAACCATTGACCAATTGACCAAAGGTTTAGAAAAGTGACGGTGCAACCACTAGACCATATGCTAGTTTTGTTGGTAATTATAAAGTAAAATAACCTaatattgtttaaaattataaaataatctgACATTTAATatctaaatgaaattaaataatataattttataactttttattcattttcaatatatatctttatatttatatttataatttgagaatatcaaacatgaaaaataaatattattgattttaaattttattagacatatattagattttttaattgtttttaattttaataaaatataaaattatatatttatgaggATACGAGCATGAActgaaaactttttttattcaatgaaagataatgttttgaaaacattgataaaaaccatttttgcctttattttaaatcatcaattaAAGAATCATTcaagctattttttttaatatatcttaaAGGCTTGTTAGTGGAAATTGCCCCAAAATGCCTAAAGTTTTTAATTTGACAACTTCCTAAACATTATTGCTTCCTataaattttctagaaaatttagCCTATTTCAAATTTggtttgtaaaaataattttttattctttgaaaaaaagaaaaaaagaaaattagggcTTTTTTAGTAACTATTTTCacaagggatttttttttctctataaaaaaatataaaaaaatacttttgaaatcaaaaaacataaaacaattttttatctttaaaaacaaaaaacaattttttacccttaaaaatagaaaacaaggaattttcaaagaatattttttaattgttttcacttgtttttttagggatattttaaaaagtaattatacaaatatgaagaatgattaaaaataaagcactatatataaaagttatttttaaaacatatttataaataagttCCAAATTGACatttattctacaaaacattaaagaataatttacaAGGATTGTTTTCtaattgttctcaaaatttattttttagaattgcttCCAAAAATGGTTACTCAACAAGGCCTTATTTTCAACAATCCAAACCATTTTTGGTAACTTTTGGAAATGAAACAATTCTTTGAAAACTTGTTACCAAAACAAGGGacctatttgataattgttttcaagaacaattttttgttctttagaacaaaaaaaacatgtttgacaattaaaaactattttatgttttttattcttaaaaacagaaaatagggTATTTTTGGATAAtaacttttagttattttctgttgttttcatttgttttctaagaattgttttagaaaataattatataaacacatagaatgattaaaaataaaggattagatataaaaaatattaaaaacaagttaaaaacatttcagattcccaaacagacttttattctacaaaacattagaaaatagttttcaaaaacttttctctaaaaccattttcgaaaatagttaccaaataagGCAAATATGTTTCATGAAAAcatatattaattgtttttaatcattttcatttatttttggaggactatttaaaaataataattgttcaCATGTGGAgggtgattaaaaataaagtatcataaaaaaattaagttatttttaaaaaatattcaaaaacatagaaaataggttgagaatatttcaagttcctaaataaacttttattcaaGAACACATTAGAGAATTGTGTGTTAAAACATTTCTCAATACCTgtttttcatggaaaataagTTAAACTTAAATGGCTACCattatttctatcattttttgatcCATCAACCTACCAAAGTTCAATGCTTCTATGTTGACACCTTGGCTCTGCCCTTACAATAAATTCCTCTAAAAATAATCACCCACTTTTTCATGGaaaacaagaattttttttatattttaaattatgaacactaatattcaaaaaaatcataaattaattttttaataaaaataatactattttaCTATATGTTATAAAACTATAGATAGCGGTTTAGAGATATGGATACTCTTTGGAGCTAATCAAGTAGTCTCCTTTCTTACGAGTGAATCTCtatgctttctttctttcagcATAAGCATAGATGCTAACCTATTTCAATATCTTcgtaaaattataattgaattttattgttaaaaataaatgataataattagaaataataataattaataatattgtatTTAATGTGTAACTAAGTAATGTTTTTcattatatgtaatatttagtATAGAGTATTTTAGACTAGTTTTAATTCACTTTACAATTAATTGTGTCTCaattttaaaatccaaattaatcTTAAGAActagaatatatattaaataatttaaaacattaagcTCACTtgatttagaatatatttactTAAAGCATAGTTGTATACATAAGAGCAGTAGTAAAGTCATATCTCATTATGTACCAACtttgatatattatttctaGTAGTAgtggaatttatttttgaattccaattttttttttaattattaaattcattaacaAATCTAAAACATTaagctttgttagatttggagtttatttaCTTCGTAAAGTTATGTGTAAAGAAGAAACTAGCTAACTCATTCATAATAAAtgtgaatttttaatattaattagatcaaTTTCTAGTTTCATGACTTAGTAATAATTGAATCAATTTTGTCGAgttttaagtatttaaaaaattagttgatTGCATATACCAagtgtttgattgatttgaaatttattttttcaataaaaaatacacAATTGCCAAAACTCAAGCCAAATATCTTGAGTTATGTCTTGTAAGTTGTTTTT contains these protein-coding regions:
- the LOC100262212 gene encoding PR5-like receptor kinase; this encodes MMSREENLVGVGLLTILHVCFLSVCVADKNQTFKSSCGDMNISDPFYLEDDYAPDVFYHYLNLICENNRTMVNLDYGGKYHVADINYSSYTIRVVDPGLKEKGMGNCFSYPLYYFRIDQYPYDVPTDSHPVVFITCPWLITGDKIHKYIPIIPCNTNRSSPFSQPYAYAIVGDLEFRDIPDSCILDGNIVTQSKAVAEGRHLSMSDLQEELLMGFELSFLYSICAIECEVKGLSCDLNFTSNTFKCHHSSAVEWIWKILTILINIPIVLYAYTWYPENFKISGLEEALKYGDYASIGYWIFHKIVIIYNGVRIVLGMFMFAYLIYKFRRRHLSLDDNIEEFLQNHKSLQLIKYSYYDIKKMTNSFKDKLGQGGFGSVYKGKLKSGRVVAVKVLVMSKADGQDFINEVATIGRIHHINVVKLVGFCIEGSKWALIYDFMPNGSLDKFIFPKHENNTPLSWERLYKIALGVGHGIEYLHQGCDMKILHFDIKPHNILLDEDFTPKVSDFGLAKLYSTDESIVSLTKARGTMGYIAPELFYKNIGCISNKADVYSFGMLLMEMVGKRKNLNALADHSSQIYFPLWIYDKFDQGEDIEMGDATDNEKISVKKMVIVALWCIQMKPTDRPSMSKALKMLEGEIELLQMPPKPSLYYDVLKVEDQVSNQVGVPVSSLNAMDTITLTGR